One window of Saimiri boliviensis isolate mSaiBol1 chromosome 4, mSaiBol1.pri, whole genome shotgun sequence genomic DNA carries:
- the ZSCAN9 gene encoding zinc finger and SCAN domain-containing protein 9 has translation MNTNSKEVLSLGVEVPEAWEELLTMKVEAKSHLQRQESRLKRNNPLAREIFRRHFRQLCYQETPGPREALTRLQELCYQWLRPHVSTKEQILDLLVLEQFLSILPKELQGWVREHCPESGEEAVILLEDLERELDEPQDEMVAHRHRQEVLSKEMVPLAEQTLLSLQSQPKEPQLTCDSAQKCHSVGETDEMTKTEDRELVLRKDCLKIVEPHGKMFNEQTWEVSQQDLPHREVGEHKDRIQRQWGNLSGEGQHKCDECGKSFTQSSGLIRHQRIHTGERPYECNVCGKAFSRSSGLFNHRGIHNIQKRYHCKECGKAFSQSAGLIQHQRIHKGEKPYECNQCSKSYSRRSFLVEHLRSHTGERPHQCIECGKSFNRHCNLIRHQKIHTVAELV, from the exons ATGAATACAAACTCAAAGGAGGTTTTATCCCTGGGTGTTGAAGTTCCTGAGGCATGGGAAGAACTTCTGACAATGAAAGTGGAAGCAAAAAGTCACCTTCAAAGGCAGGAATCCAGGCTGAAACGCAATAATCCACTAGCAAGGGAAATCTTCCGAAGGCACTTTCGACAGCTGTGCTACCAAGAAACCCCTGGACCAAGGGAGGCTCTTACCCGACTCCAGGAACTTTGCTACCAGTGGTTGAGGCCACATGTGAGCACAAAGGAGCAGATTTTGGATCTGCTGGTGCTGGAGCAGTTTCTGTCCATCCTGCCCAAGGAGCTCCAGGGCTGGGTGAGGGAACACTGTCCAGAGAGTGGAGAAGAGGCTGTGATTTTGCTGGAGGATCTGGAGAGAGAGCTCGATGAACCACAAGATGAG ATGGTAGCCCACAGACACAGACAAGAAGTCCTCTCTAAAGAGATGGTGCCTTTAGCAGAGCAGACGTTACTGAGCCTTCAGTCCCAGCCTAAGGAACCCCAGCTCACATGTGACTCTGCTCAGAAGTGCCATTCTGTTGGAGAGACAG atgAGATGACCAAGACTGAGGACAGAGAGTTGGTGCTAAGGAAAGACTGTCTTAAGATAGTGGAACCACATGGGAAAATGTTTAATGAGCAGACCTGGGAGGTATCACAGCAGGATCTCCCACATAGAGAAGTTGGTGAACATAAGGATAGGATACAGAGGCAGTGGGGAAACCTCTCAGGAGAGGGGCAACACAAATGTGATGAATGTGGGAAGAGCTTTACTCAGAGCTCAGGTCTCATTCGACATcaaagaattcacactggagaaagaccTTATGAATGTAATgtatgtgggaaagccttcagtcGAAGTTCTGGTCTTTTTAATCACCGAGGAATCCACAATATACAGAAACGGTACCACTGTAAGGAGTGTGGGAAGGCCTTCAGTCAGAGTGCAGGTCTTATCCAGCATCAGAGAATACACAAAGGAGAAAAGCCATATGAGTGCAACCAGTGCAGTAAGAGCTACAGTCGGCGTTCATTTCTCGTTGAACATCTGAGAAGCCACACGGGGGAGCGACCTCACCAGTGCATTGAATGTGGGAAAAGTTTTAATAGACACTGCAACCTCATTCGCCATCAGAAGATCCACACAGTGGCTGAGCTGGTCTAG